Proteins found in one Deltaproteobacteria bacterium genomic segment:
- a CDS encoding ABC transporter ATP-binding protein produces the protein MSEPLLRVTNLTTHFETQEGCIRAVDGVDFTVGRGETLGVVGESGCGKTVLALSIMRLVPTPPGRIVAGSVFLDGTDLLALNQKDMHRYLGKEIAMIFQEPMTSLNPVLKVGEQIAEVVRFHEGLSRKEALNRAVEMLQSVGMAAPERRIRDYPHQLSGGMRQRVMIAMALSCHPRLMLADEPTTALDVTIQAQIIELIGRLKDEFGASMILISHDLGVVAEAAQFVAVMYAGKIVEQSSALDLFSFPLHPYTIGLLLSLPRVDQRGNKDGYLQTIPGSVPPLYNLPPGCRFQERCLKVMDICRSAEPALTEERPGHWVRCWQYV, from the coding sequence TTGAGCGAACCTCTCCTCAGGGTTACCAACCTGACCACTCATTTTGAGACGCAGGAAGGCTGCATCAGGGCGGTGGACGGGGTGGATTTTACCGTCGGCCGCGGTGAGACGCTGGGTGTGGTGGGCGAATCCGGTTGCGGCAAGACGGTGCTGGCGCTGAGCATAATGAGGCTGGTGCCAACGCCGCCCGGCCGGATCGTCGCCGGCAGCGTCTTTCTGGACGGCACAGACCTGCTCGCGCTTAATCAGAAAGATATGCACCGGTATTTGGGCAAGGAAATTGCCATGATCTTTCAGGAGCCCATGACCTCTCTCAATCCGGTGCTGAAAGTGGGTGAGCAGATTGCCGAGGTGGTGCGTTTTCACGAGGGGCTCTCCCGCAAGGAGGCCCTGAATCGGGCCGTGGAGATGCTGCAATCAGTGGGGATGGCGGCGCCGGAACGGCGCATCCGTGACTATCCGCACCAGTTGAGCGGCGGGATGCGGCAGCGGGTGATGATTGCCATGGCCCTGTCCTGCCATCCGCGGCTGATGTTGGCCGATGAACCGACGACCGCACTGGACGTTACCATCCAGGCGCAAATTATCGAGCTGATCGGCCGACTCAAAGACGAATTCGGCGCCTCGATGATTCTTATCAGCCATGATCTGGGAGTGGTTGCCGAAGCCGCCCAGTTCGTCGCAGTCATGTACGCCGGGAAGATTGTCGAGCAGAGCAGCGCCCTGGACCTCTTCTCTTTTCCCCTGCACCCCTATACCATAGGCCTGCTTCTCTCCCTGCCGCGGGTAGACCAACGCGGCAATAAGGACGGATATTTGCAAACGATTCCGGGCAGCGTACCCCCCCTTTATAATCTTCCCCCGGGTTGCCGTTTCCAGGAACGGTGCCTGAAGGTAATGGATATCTGCCGGAGCGCGGAACCGGCCCTGACGGAGGAAAGGCCCGGACACTGGGTAAGGTGCTGGCAATATGTATGA
- a CDS encoding leucyl aminopeptidase has product MEFIVKKGKAAEFATEALVALHCEGDKKLSAGAKLLDKKMHGLIAEVIAAGDFEGKLNQIAVIYTQGAIPAQRIVLTGMGKRAELDREKLRGAFAKAAREIRGLNVKKFAVASDLGISSLPDAEVTEAMVEGVYLGLYQFTPFKTLERDKIKEIKEFVIIEEKEENIPKVKAAVKTAENICHAVCFARDLVSTPANEMTPSDLAREAETMAAARKKVQVRILDVQDMKKLGMNALLAVASGSCQPPKFIVLSYRGGRKGQAPVALVGKGLTFDSGGISIKPSEKMDEMKSDMAGGAAVMGAIMAIHDLHLPVNVVGLIPATENLPGGKAYKPGDILKSLSGLTIEVLNTDAEGRLILADALTYAGKFKPAAIIDIATLTGACIIALGDNVIALLGTDEKLKAGLKAAAETTGERVWELPFWEEYHELIKSEVADYKNASGRAGGTITAGAFLSKFVGPWPWAHLDIAGPAWLAKDKAYCPKGASGVGVRLFIRYLRDLVKDGGT; this is encoded by the coding sequence GCTGCATTGCGAGGGTGACAAAAAACTGAGCGCCGGGGCAAAGCTCCTCGACAAAAAAATGCACGGTCTGATCGCGGAAGTCATTGCGGCGGGCGATTTTGAGGGGAAGTTAAACCAGATCGCCGTCATCTATACCCAGGGCGCCATCCCGGCCCAGCGCATCGTTTTGACCGGTATGGGCAAACGGGCAGAGCTGGACCGGGAAAAGCTGCGCGGCGCTTTTGCCAAAGCCGCCCGGGAGATCAGGGGTCTCAATGTGAAAAAATTCGCCGTCGCGAGTGATCTGGGCATCTCCTCTCTTCCGGACGCAGAGGTGACAGAGGCTATGGTCGAGGGGGTGTATCTCGGCCTCTATCAGTTTACGCCTTTCAAAACGCTGGAGCGGGACAAGATAAAAGAAATAAAGGAGTTCGTGATCATCGAGGAAAAGGAAGAAAACATTCCCAAGGTAAAAGCGGCGGTAAAAACGGCTGAGAACATCTGCCACGCCGTTTGTTTTGCCCGGGATCTGGTTTCCACGCCGGCCAATGAAATGACGCCCTCGGATCTGGCCCGGGAGGCCGAAACAATGGCCGCCGCCCGGAAAAAAGTCCAGGTCCGGATTCTTGATGTTCAGGATATGAAGAAATTGGGGATGAATGCCCTCCTCGCAGTGGCGAGTGGCAGTTGCCAGCCCCCAAAATTCATCGTCCTTTCATATCGGGGCGGCCGCAAGGGGCAGGCGCCGGTGGCTTTGGTGGGCAAAGGCTTGACCTTCGACAGCGGGGGGATTTCCATCAAGCCTTCCGAGAAGATGGATGAGATGAAATCCGATATGGCGGGGGGAGCGGCGGTTATGGGCGCGATCATGGCCATTCACGATCTGCATCTGCCGGTCAATGTGGTGGGTTTGATCCCGGCCACGGAAAATCTGCCCGGCGGCAAGGCCTATAAACCCGGTGATATTCTGAAATCGCTGTCCGGTCTGACGATCGAGGTTTTGAATACCGATGCCGAAGGCCGCCTTATCCTGGCCGATGCCCTGACCTATGCGGGCAAATTCAAACCGGCCGCAATCATTGATATCGCCACCTTGACGGGCGCCTGCATTATCGCCCTGGGAGATAATGTCATCGCCTTGCTGGGTACGGATGAGAAATTGAAGGCCGGCCTGAAGGCGGCCGCGGAAACTACCGGGGAAAGGGTCTGGGAGCTGCCCTTCTGGGAAGAGTATCATGAGTTGATCAAGAGCGAGGTCGCAGACTATAAGAATGCCTCGGGACGGGCCGGCGGGACGATTACGGCGGGGGCATTTTTGAGCAAATTCGTCGGCCCCTGGCCCTGGGCGCATCTGGATATTGCCGGCCCCGCCTGGCTGGCCAAGGATAAAGCTTATTGTCCGAAAGGGGCCTCGGGCGTGGGGGTGAGGCTCTTTATCCGGTATTTGCGTGATTTGGTTAAAGATGGGGGAACGTAA